GTGCGTTGTTTCTTATACGAAGGCGAGGAGGGGTAAAGCATGGAAGTGAAAATCAGAGGGAACGATATAGAACAGTCTCTCAGTGTAGAGGACAATGAACTATCACAAAACTCGCAACAGTCTGATCAGGATCATGAAGATAACGTGTTATTAAAGGTAGAGAATTTAAAGAAGTATTTTCCGATCAAATCAGGTGTTCTGCAAAAAACGGTGGGGCATGTTAAGGCGGTAGACGGTTTAACCTTCAGTGTCAAAAAAGGAGAAACGATCGGTATCGTTGGTGAATCCGGTTGTGGTAAGTCAACGGCTGGGCGTACACTCATCCGATTATATGAACCCACAGAAGGCAACATTATTTTTAAAGGTCAAGACATCTCTCATCTACCTGAGCACACGCTTAGAAAAAGCGTCAGAAGAGATATACAGATGGTCTTTCAAGACCCATACGCATCATTAAACCCTAGGAAGACGCTAAAAGAAACACTCGCGGCACCTTATAAGGTTCACAGACTTGCAAATGAGAAGGACCGGCATGAGCGTGTAGCTTCCCTACTTGAAACAGTTGGGCTTAACCCTTCATTTATCAACCGTTACCCGCATGAGTTTTCGGGTGGACAGCGGCAAAGAATTGGGATTGCACGCGCGCTAGCTCTACAACCAGATCTCATTATTGCCGATGAACCTGTTTCTGCTTTGGACGTCTCTATCCAGGCACAGATTATAAACCTCATGGAGGATTTACAAGAAGAGTTTGACCTCACTTACATCTTTATTTCTCACGATCTCAGCGTGGTACGCCATATCAGTGATCGTGTGGCCGTGATGTACTTGGGTAACATGATGGAGCTTGCTGAAAAGGATGATCTGTACGCTGAACCGTTACACCCTTATACGCAAGCCTTGCTTTCATC
The genomic region above belongs to Caldalkalibacillus salinus and contains:
- a CDS encoding ABC transporter ATP-binding protein, encoding MEVKIRGNDIEQSLSVEDNELSQNSQQSDQDHEDNVLLKVENLKKYFPIKSGVLQKTVGHVKAVDGLTFSVKKGETIGIVGESGCGKSTAGRTLIRLYEPTEGNIIFKGQDISHLPEHTLRKSVRRDIQMVFQDPYASLNPRKTLKETLAAPYKVHRLANEKDRHERVASLLETVGLNPSFINRYPHEFSGGQRQRIGIARALALQPDLIIADEPVSALDVSIQAQIINLMEDLQEEFDLTYIFISHDLSVVRHISDRVAVMYLGNMMELAEKDDLYAEPLHPYTQALLSSVPIPRKANIKKRERIILQGDLPSPSDPPEGCVFHTRCPAVKDVCKQKVPQFQEVKDGHFVACHLYE